One genomic window of Clostridium taeniosporum includes the following:
- a CDS encoding asparaginase yields MKKVAIIFNGGTISMKVDEKIKAAVPSLSGEEIMQMVTGIQGVAEIENYTFSNLPSPHMTPKLMLDLSKLVQKLLDRDDISGVVITHGTDTLEETAYFLDLTLNTDKPVVVTGAMRNSDELGYDGPFNLATAICTTISDSAKNRGVLVCFNGELHSAIEVTKRNSMALNAFSTPNFGPIGIVDNNRVIFYRENCKSTHVKIDDIKKDVALVKCVSGMDSKFIDFVIKNRYKGIVIEGLGRGNVPPLMVAGIERAIENKIPVVIVSRCFEGRVFESYGYLGGGKKLKELGVIFGDILSGQKARIKLLIAVNHNDDLNKIREIFEKDKYEIEKTE; encoded by the coding sequence ATGAAAAAAGTAGCAATAATATTTAATGGTGGAACTATATCTATGAAGGTGGATGAAAAAATAAAAGCAGCAGTTCCAAGTTTAAGTGGTGAAGAAATAATGCAAATGGTAACAGGAATACAAGGAGTTGCTGAAATAGAAAATTATACATTTTCTAATTTACCATCTCCACACATGACACCTAAATTGATGCTTGACTTATCTAAGTTAGTTCAAAAATTATTAGATAGAGATGATATAAGTGGAGTAGTAATAACTCATGGAACAGATACTTTAGAAGAAACAGCTTATTTCTTAGATTTAACTTTAAATACAGATAAACCAGTTGTAGTTACAGGAGCTATGAGAAATAGTGATGAATTAGGTTATGATGGACCATTTAATTTAGCAACAGCTATATGTACTACAATTTCTGATAGTGCTAAAAACAGAGGTGTGCTAGTTTGTTTTAACGGAGAATTACATAGTGCAATAGAAGTAACAAAGAGAAACTCTATGGCATTAAATGCTTTTAGTACACCTAATTTTGGACCAATAGGAATAGTGGATAACAATAGAGTTATTTTCTATAGAGAAAATTGTAAATCCACTCATGTTAAGATAGATGATATTAAAAAAGATGTTGCATTAGTTAAATGTGTTTCTGGAATGGATTCAAAGTTTATAGATTTTGTTATTAAAAATAGATATAAAGGTATAGTAATTGAAGGGTTAGGAAGAGGTAATGTACCACCTTTAATGGTTGCTGGAATTGAGAGAGCTATTGAAAATAAAATACCAGTAGTAATAGTATCTAGATGTTTTGAGGGTAGAGTATTTGAATCTTATGGATATTTAGGAGGTGGAAAAAAACTTAAGGAATTAGGAGTTATATTTGGTGATATATTATCCGGACAAAAAGCGAGGATAAAACTATTAATAGCCGTAAATCATAACGATGATTTAAATAAAATAAGGGAAATATTTGAAAAAGACAAGTATGAAATTGAAAAAACTGAATAA
- the rpoZ gene encoding DNA-directed RNA polymerase subunit omega: MNNSMINPSIVDLLSKVGDRYSLVTLTSKRAREIIEGAEPLVNVDSNKPLTIAINEVNEDAVKYQE, encoded by the coding sequence ATGAACAACTCTATGATTAATCCATCAATAGTAGACTTATTATCAAAGGTGGGAGATAGATACTCTTTAGTAACATTAACATCAAAAAGAGCTAGAGAAATAATTGAAGGTGCAGAACCATTAGTAAATGTTGATTCTAATAAACCTTTAACAATAGCAATTAATGAAGTAAATGAAGATGCTGTAAAGTATCAAGAATAA
- the gmk gene encoding guanylate kinase has translation MNNKKRGLLIVISGPSGAGKGTICKELLDKNDNLLLSVSATTRSPRKGEVDGVNYHFLSKDEFINRIEKDDFLEHAEVYGNYYGTPKSNVDKMLESGKDVILEIDIQGALKVKENTEEGVFVFILPPSMEELKQRIIKRGSETPESLMKRFKSAYKEINFVSKYNYAVVNDEVGVAVEKLEAIILAEKCRVDRLKHSILDSKEDLIHEQLYD, from the coding sequence ATGAATAATAAAAAAAGAGGTTTGTTAATTGTTATATCTGGTCCATCAGGTGCGGGAAAAGGTACTATATGTAAAGAATTACTTGACAAGAATGACAATTTATTATTATCAGTTTCAGCTACAACTAGATCACCAAGAAAAGGTGAGGTAGATGGAGTGAATTACCATTTCTTATCTAAGGATGAATTTATAAATAGAATAGAAAAAGATGATTTTTTAGAACATGCAGAAGTATATGGTAACTATTATGGAACACCTAAATCAAATGTAGATAAAATGTTAGAGAGTGGTAAAGATGTTATTTTAGAAATAGATATACAAGGTGCATTAAAAGTAAAAGAAAATACAGAAGAAGGCGTATTTGTATTTATTTTACCACCCTCTATGGAAGAACTAAAACAAAGAATAATTAAAAGGGGAAGTGAAACTCCAGAATCTCTTATGAAGAGATTTAAATCAGCTTATAAGGAAATAAATTTTGTTTCTAAATATAATTACGCAGTAGTTAATGATGAAGTTGGTGTTGCTGTAGAAAAATTAGAAGCAATAATTTTAGCAGAAAAATGTAGAGTAGATAGATTAAAACACAGTATATTAGATTCAAAGGAGGACTTAATACATGAACAACTCTATGATTAA
- a CDS encoding PBECR2 nuclease fold domain-containing protein has product MKKGYKIYKKVGNLNTSLIEELIEYDFPSSVYISSRVINHIIKKHGKQFTKRVKNNIIKIMEEIIKDPDYIGINPLRINEGAIELVKKIDSNILLALEYDEEGQYIYVATMYPLTESKIISRLNGGRLISCNDEKAHNIF; this is encoded by the coding sequence ATGAAAAAGGGGTATAAAATCTATAAGAAAGTAGGTAACTTAAATACATCTTTAATCGAAGAACTTATAGAATATGACTTTCCATCATCTGTTTATATATCTTCTAGAGTTATAAATCATATAATAAAAAAACATGGAAAACAATTTACTAAAAGAGTTAAAAATAATATAATAAAAATTATGGAAGAAATAATTAAAGATCCAGATTATATAGGAATAAATCCGTTAAGGATTAATGAAGGAGCAATAGAATTAGTAAAAAAGATAGATAGTAATATTCTTTTGGCTTTAGAGTATGATGAAGAAGGTCAATATATATATGTGGCAACTATGTATCCATTAACAGAATCTAAAATAATTTCTAGATTAAATGGTGGAAGATTAATAAGTTGCAATGATGAAAAAGCTCACAATATATTTTAA
- the fmt gene encoding methionyl-tRNA formyltransferase translates to MKIVFMGTPDFAVPSLKRIIEEYEVSAVLTQPDKPKGRGKKLAYSPVKEEALKHEISVYQPIKLKDDREVIEKLKKINPDFIIVVAFGQILTKEVLDIPKYGCINLHASLLPMYRGAAPINWAIIKGERVSGNTTMLMDVGLDTGDMLLKEEVKIHDGMTSGELHDILMESGAELLLKTIKGLYDGNIKPIKQEGETFYAKMLDKKLAHINWNEDAYYIHNLVRGLNPWPIAYTEYKGERMKLYKTKVMYNEVSKKPGTILDVNKEGIKVACGKNILIIEKVQFPNGKPLTIEQYINGHSIEKDLVLGE, encoded by the coding sequence ATGAAAATAGTATTTATGGGAACACCTGATTTTGCAGTTCCATCACTAAAAAGAATAATAGAAGAATATGAAGTAAGTGCTGTTCTTACCCAGCCGGATAAACCAAAAGGAAGAGGTAAGAAACTTGCTTATTCACCTGTAAAGGAAGAAGCTCTAAAACATGAAATATCTGTTTATCAACCAATAAAATTAAAAGATGATAGAGAAGTTATTGAAAAGCTGAAAAAGATAAATCCAGATTTTATAATAGTGGTTGCTTTTGGCCAAATATTAACTAAAGAAGTGTTAGATATACCTAAATATGGATGTATAAATTTACATGCATCATTATTGCCAATGTATAGAGGAGCAGCTCCAATAAATTGGGCAATAATAAAAGGTGAAAGAGTATCAGGAAATACTACTATGCTAATGGATGTAGGTTTAGATACAGGTGATATGTTGTTAAAAGAAGAAGTTAAAATACATGATGGTATGACAAGTGGAGAATTACATGATATTTTAATGGAAAGTGGAGCTGAGCTTTTATTAAAAACAATAAAAGGATTATATGATGGAAATATAAAACCTATAAAACAAGAAGGTGAAACATTTTATGCTAAAATGTTAGATAAAAAGTTAGCACATATAAACTGGAATGAAGATGCCTATTATATACACAATCTTGTTAGAGGTTTAAATCCTTGGCCTATTGCTTATACAGAGTATAAAGGTGAAAGAATGAAATTGTATAAAACAAAAGTAATGTACAATGAAGTCTCCAAAAAGCCAGGTACAATATTAGATGTTAATAAAGAAGGTATTAAAGTTGCATGTGGAAAAAATATATTAATTATAGAAAAAGTTCAATTTCCTAATGGAAAGCCACTTACTATAGAACAGTATATAAATGGTCATAGTATTGAGAAAGATTTAGTATTAGGAGAGTAA
- the remA gene encoding extracellular matrix/biofilm regulator RemA — protein MGIKLINIGFGNIVSANRLVAIVSPESAPIKRIIQEARDRGMLIDATYGRRTRAVIITDSDHVILSAVQPETVAHRLSTKGEVVDEVDE, from the coding sequence ATGGGAATAAAATTAATAAACATAGGTTTTGGTAATATAGTTTCTGCTAATAGATTAGTTGCTATTGTAAGTCCTGAATCAGCACCAATAAAAAGGATAATTCAAGAAGCAAGAGATAGAGGTATGCTAATAGATGCTACATATGGAAGAAGAACAAGAGCTGTAATAATAACTGATAGTGATCATGTTATATTATCAGCAGTACAACCAGAAACAGTTGCTCATAGATTATCTACTAAGGGCGAAGTAGTTGATGAGGTTGATGAATAA
- a CDS encoding zinc metallopeptidase, with amino-acid sequence MFFFDPTMIILVPAIIIAFWAQTKVNSAYSKYSKVSAMNGYTGEQIARMMLDEAGLYDIRIELVNTKLGDHYDPSSRVLRLSSEVYRGQTIAAAGIAAHEVGHAIQHKEAYKPLIIRNSIVPAVNFSTNFSWILFLAGILMGIKGLVTIGIILFSAAVVFQLITLPVEFNASSRALSILKSRNILYGDEVKGAAKVLDAAAMTYIAAALMAISQLIRLIAISDRD; translated from the coding sequence ATGTTTTTTTTTGATCCAACAATGATTATATTGGTTCCAGCTATTATAATTGCTTTTTGGGCACAAACAAAAGTTAATTCAGCATATAGTAAATATAGTAAAGTAAGTGCTATGAATGGATATACTGGAGAACAAATTGCAAGAATGATGTTAGATGAAGCTGGACTGTATGATATAAGAATTGAACTAGTAAATACAAAACTAGGGGATCATTATGACCCATCTAGTAGAGTCTTAAGATTATCATCAGAAGTATATAGAGGTCAAACAATAGCAGCTGCTGGTATTGCAGCTCATGAGGTAGGTCATGCAATACAACATAAAGAAGCTTACAAACCCTTGATAATAAGAAACTCAATAGTGCCAGCAGTTAATTTTAGCACGAATTTTTCATGGATTTTATTTTTGGCAGGAATATTAATGGGGATAAAAGGTTTAGTAACCATAGGAATCATATTATTTTCTGCAGCAGTTGTATTTCAATTAATAACATTACCAGTTGAATTTAATGCATCAAGTAGAGCATTAAGTATATTAAAATCTAGAAATATTTTATATGGTGATGAAGTAAAAGGTGCAGCAAAAGTTTTAGATGCAGCAGCAATGACTTATATAGCAGCAGCATTAATGGCAATATCACAATTAATTAGACTTATTGCCATAAGTGATAGAGATTAG
- the rsmB gene encoding 16S rRNA (cytosine(967)-C(5))-methyltransferase RsmB → MNCRNLAVKILKRVIDEGAYSNIILSNELNEANLDERDRALLTELVYGVLRRKKTLDLTIANFVRDIKVMDKEVLNILRVAIYQMTFLDKVPTYAACNEAVEEAKQVSEEASKLVNGILRNFSKDPDDITINGNKINEYAYKFSFEPWMIRLLIKQYGEDVAKKIMAGLNQIPQTTVRVNDTKDDYDQVFEKLEEMEYCVEEGFICPEAILIKGGSSIQENPLFKDGKITVQDESAMLVAPLLELEHNMKVLDLCSAPGGKTTHIAELLQNTGEVRAFDIHESKLGLIKENCERLDLNNIKIELGDATKLNADLISYADRVLIDVPCSGIGIIRKKPEIKWNKTRESLRKIIPTQREIMNNAWEYLKTGGVMIYSTCTLNKEENEENIEWFLNKHKDCKLKPIFIGKEDNLVYNKNGTLTILPNTKMDGFFVAKLEKQ, encoded by the coding sequence ATGAATTGTAGAAATTTAGCAGTAAAAATATTAAAAAGAGTTATTGACGAAGGAGCATATTCAAATATTATTCTTTCAAATGAATTAAATGAAGCAAATCTAGATGAAAGAGATAGAGCTTTATTAACAGAATTAGTTTATGGAGTTTTAAGAAGAAAGAAAACATTAGATCTTACTATAGCTAATTTTGTAAGAGATATTAAAGTTATGGATAAAGAAGTATTAAATATATTAAGGGTAGCAATATACCAAATGACATTTTTAGATAAAGTTCCAACATATGCAGCATGTAATGAAGCAGTTGAAGAAGCAAAACAAGTATCAGAAGAAGCAAGTAAATTAGTTAATGGTATACTTAGAAATTTTTCGAAAGATCCAGATGATATAACAATTAATGGTAATAAAATTAATGAGTATGCATACAAATTTTCTTTTGAACCATGGATGATAAGACTTTTAATAAAACAATATGGAGAAGATGTTGCAAAAAAAATAATGGCTGGGTTAAATCAAATTCCGCAAACAACTGTTAGAGTAAATGATACTAAAGATGATTATGATCAAGTATTTGAAAAATTAGAAGAAATGGAATATTGTGTTGAAGAAGGTTTTATATGTCCAGAAGCTATTTTAATAAAGGGTGGAAGTTCAATACAAGAAAATCCATTATTTAAGGATGGAAAAATTACAGTTCAAGATGAAAGTGCTATGCTAGTTGCACCTTTACTTGAATTAGAACATAATATGAAAGTATTAGATTTATGTAGTGCTCCAGGAGGGAAGACAACTCATATAGCTGAATTATTACAAAATACAGGTGAAGTTAGAGCGTTTGATATACATGAATCTAAACTTGGTTTAATAAAAGAGAATTGCGAAAGACTTGATTTAAACAATATAAAAATTGAGTTAGGAGATGCAACGAAATTAAATGCAGATTTAATTTCATATGCTGATAGAGTACTTATAGATGTTCCATGTTCAGGAATAGGTATAATAAGAAAAAAACCTGAAATAAAGTGGAATAAAACAAGAGAAAGTTTAAGGAAAATTATTCCGACACAAAGAGAAATAATGAATAATGCTTGGGAATATTTAAAAACAGGTGGAGTTATGATATATTCAACATGTACTCTTAATAAAGAAGAAAATGAAGAAAACATTGAATGGTTTTTAAATAAACATAAAGATTGTAAGCTAAAACCTATTTTTATAGGAAAAGAAGATAATCTAGTTTATAACAAGAATGGTACATTAACAATACTTCCGAATACAAAAATGGATGGATTCTTTGTTGCAAAATTAGAAAAGCAATAA
- the coaBC gene encoding bifunctional phosphopantothenoylcysteine decarboxylase/phosphopantothenate--cysteine ligase CoaBC, whose product MKKCVVLGVSGGIAVYKALEIVSQLRKKDIEVRVIMTKSATEFVTPLSFQSLSQNMVISDMFSEPKAWEIQHISLAEKADVFLVAPATANLIGKVANGIADDMLSTTIMATKAKVIFAPAMNTHMYENPIVQANIEKLKKLGYEFIEPASGRLACGDIGKGKLEEPKIIVDRVLSQFKKNDLANKNILITAGPTISPIDPVRYLTNRSTGRMGYAIAKEARDRGANVTLISGPTSLEVPSNINFIRVSTNNEMKEEVNKYFDNSDIVVKSAAVADYKAKEYSDQKIKKSEGDLELTFTRDNDILMNLGSKKKNQILVGFAAESQNLKENAKKKLIKKNLDYIVANDITSEDTGFASEDNKVIILSNKDEEIQIDKTSKDDIASKLFDIIGKR is encoded by the coding sequence ATGAAAAAATGTGTGGTACTAGGTGTAAGCGGTGGAATTGCTGTTTACAAAGCTTTAGAAATAGTGAGTCAGCTTAGAAAAAAAGACATTGAAGTTAGAGTTATAATGACAAAGTCAGCTACTGAGTTTGTTACACCACTTTCATTTCAATCACTTAGTCAAAATATGGTTATATCAGATATGTTTTCTGAACCTAAAGCTTGGGAGATTCAACATATAAGTTTAGCTGAAAAAGCAGATGTATTTCTAGTTGCTCCAGCAACAGCTAATTTAATTGGTAAAGTTGCAAATGGCATTGCAGATGATATGTTATCAACAACTATTATGGCAACTAAAGCAAAAGTTATTTTTGCACCTGCTATGAATACTCATATGTATGAAAATCCAATTGTTCAAGCTAATATAGAAAAGCTTAAGAAATTAGGATATGAATTTATAGAACCAGCATCTGGTAGACTTGCTTGTGGAGATATAGGAAAAGGAAAACTTGAAGAACCAAAAATAATTGTAGATAGAGTGTTATCACAATTTAAAAAAAATGATTTAGCAAATAAAAATATTTTAATTACCGCAGGACCTACAATATCACCTATAGATCCAGTTAGATATCTAACTAATAGATCAACTGGCAGAATGGGTTATGCAATAGCTAAGGAAGCTAGAGATAGAGGTGCTAATGTAACATTAATATCTGGTCCAACTTCATTAGAAGTACCAAGCAATATTAATTTTATTAGAGTTTCTACAAATAATGAAATGAAAGAAGAAGTGAATAAGTATTTTGATAATTCTGATATAGTTGTAAAATCAGCAGCTGTAGCTGACTATAAAGCTAAAGAATATAGTGATCAAAAGATAAAAAAAAGTGAGGGCGATTTAGAACTAACTTTTACTAGAGATAATGATATTCTTATGAATTTAGGAAGCAAAAAGAAAAATCAAATTTTAGTTGGATTTGCTGCTGAAAGTCAAAATTTAAAAGAAAATGCAAAGAAGAAACTTATCAAGAAAAATTTAGATTATATAGTTGCAAATGATATAACAAGTGAAGATACTGGTTTTGCTTCAGAAGATAATAAAGTAATTATTTTATCTAATAAAGATGAAGAAATTCAAATAGATAAAACAAGCAAAGATGACATTGCTAGTAAGTTATTTGATATTATTGGAAAGCGCTAA
- the def gene encoding peptide deformylase — protein MALRTIRKYGDSVLRKKCREVKKIDERLVTLIKDMLETMYDADGVGLAGPQVGILKRLFVIDIGEGPLVFINPEILDTDGKQVDEEGCLSLPGRTASVMRPNYVKASALNEKGEEFEIEAEELLARAILHEYDHLNGTLFIDRTNKK, from the coding sequence ATGGCATTAAGAACTATAAGAAAATATGGAGATTCTGTTTTAAGAAAAAAATGTAGAGAAGTTAAAAAAATAGATGAAAGATTAGTAACATTAATTAAAGATATGTTAGAAACTATGTATGATGCAGATGGAGTAGGTCTTGCTGGACCACAAGTTGGAATCTTGAAAAGATTATTCGTTATAGACATTGGAGAAGGTCCATTAGTATTTATAAATCCTGAAATATTAGATACTGATGGAAAACAAGTTGATGAAGAAGGCTGTTTAAGTTTGCCAGGTAGAACAGCATCTGTTATGAGACCTAATTATGTTAAAGCAAGCGCTTTAAATGAAAAAGGAGAAGAATTTGAAATAGAAGCAGAAGAACTTTTAGCACGAGCTATTTTACATGAATATGATCACTTAAATGGAACTCTATTTATCGACAGAACTAACAAAAAATAG
- a CDS encoding YicC/YloC family endoribonuclease codes for MVKSMTSFGRAQSDKDNGMIFSVEMKSVNHRYLDINIRMPKTMLSLEEKIRSLINSRLNRGKVDVFINCKSYLKENIEPTVDIKLAKKYYDCLKLIQEELELVDDITTTKISRLPDVVTLVEKEENLEEILDELLPLIDNSLNLMNDMRIREGEKLKNDILIKVDTIEKFVKEIEKLADEIPKNYKQKLEERLAELLNDIDLDESRIAQEVAILSDKAAVDEEIVRLKSHLNQMRQTLELGEPIGRKLDFIIQEMNREANTIGSKSVDISMTNKVIDIKNAIEKIREQVQNIE; via the coding sequence ATGGTGAAAAGTATGACTAGCTTTGGGCGTGCACAAAGTGATAAAGACAATGGTATGATATTTTCAGTTGAAATGAAAAGTGTAAATCACAGATATTTAGATATTAATATTAGAATGCCTAAAACTATGCTATCTTTAGAGGAAAAGATTAGAAGTTTAATTAATAGTAGATTAAATAGAGGAAAAGTTGATGTTTTTATAAATTGTAAGAGTTATTTAAAAGAAAACATAGAGCCTACTGTTGACATTAAATTAGCTAAAAAGTATTATGATTGTTTAAAGTTAATACAGGAAGAATTAGAATTAGTGGATGATATTACAACTACTAAAATATCAAGATTGCCAGATGTAGTAACTTTAGTTGAAAAAGAAGAAAATTTAGAAGAGATATTAGATGAACTACTACCTTTAATAGATAATTCTCTAAATTTAATGAATGATATGAGAATAAGAGAAGGTGAGAAGTTAAAAAATGATATTTTAATAAAGGTAGATACAATAGAGAAGTTTGTTAAGGAAATTGAAAAGTTAGCAGATGAGATTCCTAAAAATTATAAACAAAAACTTGAAGAAAGATTAGCTGAATTGTTAAATGATATTGATTTAGATGAATCAAGAATTGCTCAAGAAGTTGCAATTTTATCCGACAAAGCAGCAGTTGATGAAGAAATCGTAAGGCTTAAGAGTCATCTAAATCAAATGAGACAGACATTAGAATTAGGTGAACCGATAGGAAGAAAATTAGATTTTATCATCCAAGAAATGAATAGAGAAGCTAACACTATTGGATCTAAATCAGTAGATATTAGTATGACAAATAAAGTTATAGATATAAAAAATGCTATAGAAAAAATAAGAGAACAAGTACAAAATATAGAATAA
- a CDS encoding NCS2 family permease: MQQEKKSERIFEIFSNKNVDFKKEIVAGITTFLTMAYIIAVNPNMLSAAGMPSGAIVTSTCLSAAFATIFMGVFANLPFALASGMGLNAYFAFSVVLGKGISWEMALTAVFIEGIIFILMSLFKIREAVVNAIPANMKYAVTAGIGLFIAFIGFVGSRIVVNNDATLLGLGDFNVPTVTITCIGLIIIAVLDKKKIKGSILVGILVSTLLAWGYAMKNPSLAADLGIYLPNGIFKFESLAPVAGKLDLGYAFHPNNIGLFITVLCTFLFVDFFDTVGTLVGVSSRAGMLDEKGNVPNAGKALLADAIGTTVGAYLGTSTVTTYVESSTGVAAGGRTGWTAITTGVLFLIAMFFSPIFIAIPSCATAPALIYVGYLMLGAAKNIDFNEITEGLPAFITIALMPLTYSIGDGLTFGILSYVFINLLNNLFSKKEEKKKVSWVMIILALIFLLKLIVL, from the coding sequence ATGCAACAAGAAAAGAAGTCTGAGAGAATATTTGAAATATTTTCTAATAAAAATGTTGATTTTAAAAAAGAAATAGTAGCAGGTATTACTACTTTTTTGACAATGGCTTATATAATTGCTGTAAATCCTAATATGTTAAGTGCTGCGGGAATGCCAAGTGGAGCGATTGTCACATCAACTTGTCTATCAGCAGCATTTGCAACAATATTTATGGGGGTATTTGCAAACTTACCTTTTGCATTAGCATCTGGAATGGGTTTAAACGCTTATTTCGCATTTTCTGTTGTTTTAGGAAAAGGAATATCATGGGAAATGGCGTTAACAGCAGTATTTATTGAAGGTATTATATTTATTTTAATGTCATTATTTAAAATTCGTGAAGCAGTTGTAAATGCAATTCCAGCAAATATGAAGTATGCAGTTACAGCAGGAATTGGATTATTTATTGCTTTTATTGGATTTGTGGGAAGCAGAATAGTTGTTAATAATGACGCAACTTTATTAGGACTAGGAGATTTTAATGTTCCTACAGTTACAATTACTTGTATAGGATTAATAATCATTGCAGTATTAGATAAGAAGAAAATAAAAGGTTCTATCTTAGTTGGGATTTTAGTAAGTACTTTATTAGCTTGGGGATATGCCATGAAAAATCCATCTTTAGCAGCGGATTTAGGTATATATTTACCAAATGGTATTTTTAAATTTGAAAGTTTAGCTCCTGTTGCAGGGAAGTTAGATTTAGGATATGCATTTCACCCAAATAATATAGGATTATTTATAACAGTATTATGTACTTTCTTGTTTGTAGATTTCTTTGATACAGTGGGAACGTTAGTAGGAGTTAGTTCAAGAGCTGGAATGCTTGATGAAAAAGGAAATGTTCCTAATGCAGGAAAAGCATTACTTGCAGATGCTATTGGAACAACTGTAGGAGCATATCTTGGAACTTCAACAGTAACAACTTATGTTGAAAGTTCAACAGGTGTCGCAGCTGGAGGAAGAACTGGTTGGACTGCTATTACGACAGGAGTTTTGTTCTTAATAGCAATGTTTTTCTCACCAATTTTTATTGCCATACCATCATGTGCTACAGCACCGGCTTTAATATATGTTGGTTATTTAATGTTAGGAGCTGCTAAAAACATAGATTTTAATGAAATTACAGAAGGACTACCAGCATTTATAACAATTGCATTAATGCCATTAACTTATAGTATTGGTGATGGATTAACATTTGGTATATTATCTTATGTATTTATAAATTTATTGAATAATCTTTTCTCTAAAAAAGAAGAAAAGAAAAAAGTATCTTGGGTTATGATAATTTTAGCATTAATATTCCTATTGAAATTAATAGTCTTATAA
- the rlmN gene encoding 23S rRNA (adenine(2503)-C(2))-methyltransferase RlmN translates to MKNILDYTLDELSLWMKENDESAFRAKQIMSWIYKGVTNFNDMRNMPKSLIEKLKGNFEIALPEVEHIYKSELDGTEKFLFKFSDGNLIESVLMRYKHGNSICISTQVGCRMGCKFCASTIDGRIRNLTTGEILSQVLVVQEHIGERISNIVLMGSGEPLDNYDNVVKFLEIVSAKYGLNIGQRHITLSTCGIVPKIYEIADKEFSITLAISLHAFSDEKRKEIMPIANKYSIDEILTACKYFINKTNRRITFEYSLVKDVNDSKEDAKALGKLLKGMLCHVNLIPVNEIKERTFRKSSKETIQDFEKILNNLGIEVTVRREMGSDINAACGQLRRSYIKTQESRGE, encoded by the coding sequence ATGAAAAACATATTAGACTATACTTTAGATGAGCTCTCATTATGGATGAAAGAAAATGATGAAAGTGCTTTTAGAGCTAAGCAAATTATGTCATGGATATACAAAGGTGTTACAAATTTTAATGATATGAGAAATATGCCTAAATCTTTAATTGAAAAGCTTAAAGGAAATTTTGAAATAGCATTACCAGAAGTAGAACACATATATAAGTCAGAACTTGATGGTACAGAAAAGTTTTTATTTAAATTCTCTGATGGAAATTTAATAGAAAGTGTGTTAATGAGATATAAGCATGGAAATTCTATATGTATATCTACTCAGGTAGGTTGTAGGATGGGATGTAAATTCTGTGCTTCAACTATAGATGGGAGAATCAGAAATTTAACTACTGGTGAAATATTATCCCAAGTATTAGTGGTCCAAGAACATATAGGAGAGAGAATATCAAATATTGTTTTGATGGGAAGTGGAGAACCATTAGATAATTATGATAATGTAGTAAAATTTTTAGAAATAGTTTCTGCCAAGTATGGTTTGAACATAGGACAAAGACATATAACATTATCTACTTGTGGTATTGTACCTAAGATATATGAAATTGCAGATAAGGAGTTTAGTATAACTTTAGCTATTTCATTACATGCTTTTAGTGATGAAAAAAGAAAAGAGATTATGCCTATAGCCAATAAATATAGTATTGACGAAATTTTAACTGCATGTAAATACTTTATAAATAAGACTAATAGAAGAATAACATTTGAATATTCTTTAGTTAAGGACGTTAATGATTCTAAAGAAGATGCAAAAGCTCTAGGAAAATTATTGAAAGGTATGCTTTGTCATGTTAATTTAATACCTGTAAATGAAATAAAAGAGCGTACATTCAGAAAATCATCTAAAGAAACAATACAAGATTTTGAAAAAATATTAAATAATTTAGGAATAGAAGTAACTGTTAGACGTGAAATGGGAAGCGATATTAATGCAGCGTGTGGACAACTTAGGAGAAGTTATATAAAAACCCAAGAATCAAGGGGGGAATAA